The Anoxybacillus flavithermus genome has a segment encoding these proteins:
- a CDS encoding ATP synthase F0 subunit B: MFVLGAGGHGFNGGDIVFQLVMFLLLMFLLRKYAFGPLMGVMKQREEHIANEIEQAEKHHQEAKKLAEEQRELVKKSRQEAQALIEEARKLGEEQKEQIIQAARQEAERLKEAAKKEIAQEKEQAMAALRQQVASLSVLIASKVIEKELSEQDQAKLINEYIQEVGESR, encoded by the coding sequence ATGTTTGTATTAGGCGCTGGTGGACATGGATTCAACGGCGGCGATATTGTGTTCCAATTAGTCATGTTCTTATTGCTCATGTTTTTGCTTCGTAAATATGCGTTCGGTCCGTTAATGGGCGTCATGAAACAACGTGAAGAGCATATTGCGAACGAAATTGAGCAAGCAGAAAAGCATCATCAAGAAGCGAAAAAGCTTGCGGAAGAGCAACGTGAATTAGTGAAAAAATCACGCCAAGAAGCGCAAGCGCTCATCGAAGAAGCTCGCAAACTCGGCGAAGAACAAAAAGAACAAATCATTCAAGCCGCTCGCCAAGAAGCAGAGCGCCTAAAAGAAGCGGCGAAAAAAGAAATCGCACAAGAAAAAGAACAAGCGATGGCGGCGTTGCGTCAACAAGTCGCTTCGTTATCCGTACTTATTGCATCAAAAGTCATTGAAAAAGAGTTGAGCGAACAAGATCAAGCGAAGCTGATTAACGAGTACATTCAAGAGGTAGGAGAAAGCCGATGA
- a CDS encoding ATP synthase subunit: MNELQQHWRRHKSYILYLLAVYVLGWAFTPYSQAFSSLFLGTVISLYNGWTMVRKVERFGQAVASGQKARSLGMMSRMAAAAFAVFIAFRWPEQFSVGWIVLGLMTSYIVIIIDFFFQKTKGEER, translated from the coding sequence ATGAACGAGCTACAGCAACACTGGCGACGTCACAAATCATACATACTATACTTGCTGGCGGTTTACGTGCTTGGCTGGGCGTTTACGCCTTATTCGCAAGCGTTTTCAAGTTTGTTTCTCGGAACGGTTATCAGCCTGTATAACGGTTGGACGATGGTACGGAAAGTGGAGCGATTTGGACAAGCGGTTGCGTCTGGACAAAAAGCGCGCTCGCTCGGCATGATGTCGCGCATGGCTGCGGCTGCGTTCGCTGTTTTTATTGCTTTTCGCTGGCCAGAGCAGTTTTCTGTTGGGTGGATCGTATTGGGATTAATGACATCTTATATTGTCATTATAATAGATTTCTTTTTCCAAAAAACAAAAGGGGAAGAGAGGTGA
- a CDS encoding UDP-N-acetylglucosamine 2-epimerase (non-hydrolyzing): MNKRKVMTIFGTRPEAIKMAPLVLELQKYEDIESIVTVTAQHRQMLDQVLDIFGIQPHYDLNIMKERQTLVDITTRALAGLDDVMKKVKPDIVLVHGDTTTTFVASLAAFYNQIAVGHVEAGLRTWNKYSPFPEEMNRQLTGVLADLHFAPTAKAAENLRTENKPEHAIFITGNTAIDALKTTVRESYTHPILQKVAGSRMILLTAHRRENLGEPMRNMFRAVKRLVEDYDDVQVVYPVHLNPVVRELANDILGNDERIHLIEPLDVIDFHNFAARAHIILTDSGGVQEEAPSLGVPVLVLRDTTERPEGIEAGTLKLAGTNEQTIYTLASELLTDEKAYEQMAKASNPYGDGWASKRIVEAIRYYFKQSDAPPTPFQHEKGMS; this comes from the coding sequence ATGAACAAACGAAAAGTGATGACGATTTTTGGGACGAGACCGGAAGCGATTAAAATGGCTCCGCTCGTGTTAGAATTGCAAAAATATGAAGATATTGAGTCGATTGTAACAGTGACAGCACAACATCGCCAAATGCTTGACCAAGTGCTCGATATTTTTGGCATTCAACCACATTACGACCTAAACATTATGAAAGAGCGTCAAACGCTTGTCGATATTACGACAAGGGCGCTCGCTGGTTTAGACGATGTGATGAAAAAAGTAAAACCTGACATCGTGCTTGTCCATGGTGACACGACGACGACCTTTGTCGCGAGTCTAGCGGCATTTTACAACCAAATTGCTGTCGGGCACGTGGAAGCAGGACTTCGAACGTGGAACAAATACTCGCCGTTTCCAGAAGAAATGAATCGACAATTGACGGGCGTATTAGCTGATTTGCATTTCGCTCCGACCGCGAAAGCAGCTGAAAATTTGCGCACGGAAAATAAACCAGAACACGCGATTTTCATTACAGGGAATACGGCGATTGATGCATTAAAAACAACGGTGCGTGAATCGTACACGCATCCGATTTTACAAAAAGTTGCGGGAAGCCGCATGATTTTATTGACAGCGCATCGTCGTGAAAACCTTGGTGAACCGATGCGAAATATGTTCCGTGCGGTCAAAAGGCTTGTAGAAGATTATGATGATGTGCAAGTTGTGTATCCTGTTCACTTAAATCCTGTCGTGCGCGAGTTAGCGAACGACATATTAGGAAACGATGAACGTATTCATTTAATTGAGCCGTTAGATGTGATCGACTTCCACAACTTTGCGGCAAGAGCACATATCATTTTAACGGACTCAGGCGGCGTGCAAGAAGAAGCCCCTTCGCTTGGTGTACCTGTCCTCGTGCTGCGCGATACAACGGAACGGCCAGAAGGCATTGAAGCAGGAACGCTCAAGCTAGCTGGAACGAATGAACAAACGATTTATACGCTAGCAAGTGAATTATTAACAGACGAAAAAGCGTATGAGCAAATGGCGAAAGCGTCAAACCCGTACGGTGATGGATGGGCATCAAAGCGGATTGTCGAAGCCATTCGCTACTATTTCAAACAAAGCGATGCCCCGCCAACGCCATTTCAACACGAAAAAGGGATGTCATGA
- a CDS encoding ATP synthase subunit alpha, giving the protein MSIKAEEISALIKKQIENYQSEIEVSDVGTVIQVGDGIARAHGLDNVMSGELVEFANGVMGLALNLEENNVGIVILGPYTGIKEGDEVRRTGRIMEVPVGEALIGRVVNPLGQPVDGLGPIETTETRPIESPAPGVMDRKSVHEPLQTGIKAIDALVPIGRGQRELIIGDRQTGKTSVAVDTIINQKGKNMICIYVAIGQKESTVRNVVETLRKYGALDYTIVVTASASQPAPLLFLAPYAGVTMGEYFMYKGQHVLVVYDDLSKQAAAYRELSLLLRRPPGREAYPGDVFYLHSRLLERAAKLSDAKGAGSLTALPFVETQAGDISAYIPTNVISITDGQIFLQSDLFFSGVRPAINAGLSVSRVGGAAQIKAMKKVSGTLRLDLAAYRELEAFAQFGSDLDKATQAKLARGARTVEVLKQGLHEPLPVEKQVAIIYALTRGFLDDIPVEDIRRFEKEFHAWLDKDENGQKLMEHIRTTGDLPNEEDFNKAIEAFKKTFVVSE; this is encoded by the coding sequence ATGAGCATCAAAGCGGAAGAAATTAGCGCGCTGATAAAAAAGCAAATCGAAAACTATCAGTCTGAAATCGAAGTGAGCGATGTCGGCACAGTCATTCAAGTCGGTGACGGAATCGCTCGTGCTCATGGCCTCGACAACGTCATGTCAGGAGAGCTTGTTGAGTTTGCCAACGGCGTCATGGGATTGGCGCTAAACTTAGAAGAAAACAACGTCGGTATCGTTATTTTAGGACCGTACACAGGCATTAAAGAAGGCGACGAAGTACGTCGTACAGGTCGCATTATGGAAGTGCCAGTCGGTGAAGCGTTAATCGGTCGTGTCGTAAACCCATTAGGTCAACCAGTTGACGGGCTTGGTCCAATCGAAACGACAGAAACTCGCCCGATTGAAAGCCCAGCGCCTGGCGTCATGGACCGTAAATCTGTTCATGAGCCATTACAAACGGGAATTAAAGCGATTGACGCGCTTGTGCCAATCGGTCGCGGTCAGCGTGAGTTAATTATCGGAGACCGTCAAACAGGTAAAACGTCCGTTGCGGTAGATACAATCATCAACCAAAAAGGTAAAAACATGATTTGTATTTATGTGGCGATCGGACAAAAAGAATCAACCGTTCGTAACGTCGTTGAAACGTTGCGTAAATATGGAGCATTAGATTACACAATCGTCGTTACAGCGTCTGCGTCACAACCAGCTCCGCTTTTATTCTTAGCGCCATATGCGGGCGTAACGATGGGCGAATACTTCATGTACAAAGGACAACACGTTCTCGTTGTATATGATGATTTATCAAAACAAGCGGCAGCTTATCGTGAGCTTTCGCTACTATTACGCCGTCCGCCAGGTCGTGAAGCGTATCCGGGTGACGTATTCTACTTACATTCTCGCTTGCTTGAGCGCGCAGCAAAATTAAGCGATGCAAAAGGGGCGGGTTCGTTAACAGCGTTGCCTTTCGTTGAGACGCAAGCGGGCGACATTTCAGCATACATTCCAACGAACGTCATTTCCATTACAGACGGACAAATTTTCTTGCAGTCTGATTTGTTCTTCTCAGGCGTGCGCCCAGCGATTAACGCCGGTCTTTCCGTATCGCGCGTCGGTGGAGCCGCACAAATTAAAGCGATGAAAAAAGTATCAGGTACGTTGCGTCTAGACTTAGCGGCATATCGTGAGTTAGAGGCGTTCGCGCAATTCGGTTCAGATCTTGATAAAGCGACACAAGCAAAACTCGCTCGCGGTGCGCGCACAGTTGAAGTGTTGAAACAAGGTTTACACGAGCCGCTACCAGTGGAAAAGCAAGTGGCGATTATTTACGCCTTAACGCGCGGGTTCTTAGATGATATTCCAGTCGAAGATATTCGTCGCTTTGAGAAAGAGTTCCATGCATGGTTAGATAAAGACGAAAACGGCCAAAAATTAATGGAACACATTCGTACAACAGGCGATCTTCCAAACGAAGAAGACTTCAACAAAGCAATTGAAGCGTTCAAAAAGACGTTTGTCGTATCGGAGTAA
- a CDS encoding ATP synthase subunit C: MGVLAAAIAIGLAALGAGIGNGLIVSRTVEGIARQPEARGMLQTTMFIGVALVEAIPIIAVVIAFMVQGR, encoded by the coding sequence ATGGGTGTATTAGCAGCTGCAATTGCAATTGGTTTAGCGGCACTTGGTGCCGGTATTGGTAACGGTTTAATCGTATCTCGTACAGTAGAAGGAATTGCACGTCAACCAGAGGCGCGCGGTATGTTACAAACAACAATGTTCATTGGGGTAGCGTTAGTCGAGGCGATTCCAATCATCGCGGTTGTTATCGCGTTCATGGTTCAAGGTCGCTAG
- a CDS encoding ATP synthase subunit delta codes for MNKQVVAKRYASALFEIAKEQQLLDQLEQELRVVKQVFAQNETLLSVLNHPKIALAKKKALVQEAFANISTVLQHTLMLLLDRHRIDIVNDLADAFIALANEARGVAEAIVYSARPLTEDETNALADVFAKKVGVDTLRITNIIDKDVIGGVKVRIGNRIFDGSVSGKLARLQRQLTR; via the coding sequence ATGAACAAACAAGTCGTAGCGAAACGATATGCGTCGGCACTTTTTGAAATTGCGAAAGAACAACAGCTTCTTGATCAGCTCGAACAAGAACTTCGCGTCGTTAAACAAGTGTTTGCACAAAATGAGACGCTTCTTTCTGTGTTAAACCATCCAAAAATTGCGCTAGCGAAAAAGAAAGCGCTCGTTCAAGAAGCATTTGCAAACATTTCGACGGTGTTGCAACATACGCTCATGTTGCTTTTAGATCGCCATCGCATCGACATCGTCAACGATTTAGCTGATGCGTTTATTGCGCTAGCTAATGAAGCGCGCGGTGTAGCTGAGGCGATCGTTTATTCCGCTCGTCCGTTGACGGAAGATGAAACGAATGCGCTTGCAGACGTGTTTGCGAAAAAAGTCGGCGTCGATACGCTTCGCATCACAAACATCATCGATAAAGATGTGATTGGTGGCGTCAAAGTGCGCATCGGAAACCGCATTTTCGACGGAAGCGTCAGTGGAAAATTAGCAAGATTACAGCGACAGTTAACTCGCTAA
- a CDS encoding ATP synthase subunit A — translation MHHEAPLYTWFGLTFNLANVLMITVTSVIVFVIAVLATRNLAMKPTGMQNFLEWVMDFVKGIIKSNMDWKTGGRFHMLGMTLIMYIFVANMLGLPFSVVIDNKLWWKSPTADPVVTLTLATMVVALSHYYGIKLNGFKEYAKGFVSPMPILFPLKIIEEFANTLTLGLRLYGNIFAGEILLALLAGSLATGVGGTIAAIIPTIAWQGFSIFVGAIQAFIFTMLTMVYMAHKVSHDH, via the coding sequence ATGCATCACGAAGCTCCTTTATACACGTGGTTTGGCTTAACATTTAACTTAGCCAACGTATTAATGATTACGGTTACATCCGTTATTGTGTTTGTCATTGCCGTATTAGCAACACGCAACTTAGCGATGAAGCCAACGGGCATGCAAAACTTCCTTGAATGGGTCATGGATTTTGTCAAAGGCATCATTAAAAGCAACATGGATTGGAAAACGGGCGGACGCTTTCATATGCTTGGCATGACGCTCATTATGTACATTTTTGTAGCGAACATGCTCGGTCTGCCGTTTTCAGTCGTCATTGACAATAAGTTGTGGTGGAAATCCCCAACAGCTGACCCGGTTGTGACGTTAACGTTGGCAACGATGGTTGTGGCGTTATCGCACTACTACGGCATCAAACTTAACGGCTTTAAAGAATATGCAAAAGGGTTCGTTAGCCCGATGCCAATTTTGTTCCCGCTCAAAATCATTGAAGAGTTTGCGAACACATTAACGCTCGGTCTCCGTTTATACGGAAACATTTTTGCGGGTGAAATTTTATTAGCGCTCTTAGCGGGAAGTTTAGCGACAGGAGTCGGCGGAACGATTGCGGCGATCATTCCAACGATCGCATGGCAAGGATTCAGTATTTTCGTCGGCGCCATCCAAGCGTTCATTTTCACAATGTTAACAATGGTTTATATGGCACACAAAGTGAGTCATGACCATTAA
- a CDS encoding F0F1 ATP synthase subunit gamma, with protein MGASLRDIKARINTTKKTSQITKAMEMVSASKLNRAEHNARSFAPYMEKIQEVVASVALGSNDASHPMLVKRPVKKTGYLVITSDRGLAGAYNSNVLRTVFQTIQERHRSPEEYAIIAIGRVGLNFFKRRNIPVALHITGLPDQPAFADIKEIANKTVNMFADGTFDELYMFYNHFVSAIQQDVTEKKLLPLTDLASDKKLTTYEFEPSQEEILQVLLPQYAESLIYGALLDAKASEHAARMTAMKNATDNAKELIRTLTLSYNRARQAAITQEITEIVAGANALQ; from the coding sequence TTGGGAGCATCGTTACGCGATATAAAAGCGCGCATTAACACGACAAAAAAGACGAGCCAAATTACAAAAGCGATGGAGATGGTCTCGGCATCGAAATTAAACCGTGCGGAGCATAACGCAAGATCGTTTGCACCGTATATGGAAAAAATTCAAGAGGTCGTCGCAAGCGTTGCGCTTGGTAGCAACGACGCTTCTCATCCGATGCTTGTAAAGCGCCCAGTCAAAAAGACAGGATATTTGGTCATTACATCTGACCGTGGTCTAGCTGGCGCCTACAATAGCAACGTGCTTCGTACCGTTTTTCAAACGATTCAAGAGCGTCACCGTTCGCCGGAGGAATATGCGATTATTGCAATCGGCCGCGTCGGTTTAAACTTCTTTAAACGCCGCAACATTCCGGTAGCTTTACATATTACCGGATTGCCAGACCAACCGGCATTTGCGGATATTAAAGAAATTGCGAACAAAACAGTAAACATGTTTGCAGATGGTACGTTCGATGAGTTGTATATGTTTTACAACCATTTCGTCAGTGCCATTCAACAAGATGTCACAGAGAAAAAGCTATTGCCATTAACGGATTTAGCTTCCGATAAAAAGTTAACGACATACGAATTTGAGCCGTCACAAGAAGAAATTTTACAAGTGTTGTTGCCACAATACGCAGAAAGCTTAATTTACGGTGCATTGCTCGATGCGAAAGCGAGCGAACATGCAGCGCGGATGACAGCGATGAAAAACGCAACAGACAACGCAAAAGAATTGATTCGGACACTTACGCTTTCTTACAACCGTGCCCGTCAAGCAGCAATTACGCAAGAAATTACAGAGATTGTGGCCGGAGCGAACGCATTGCAATAA